The following coding sequences are from one Syngnathus acus chromosome 14, fSynAcu1.2, whole genome shotgun sequence window:
- the LOC119133725 gene encoding periostin-like isoform X5 translates to MTTPRMHRATAAAFLLVALCSLAGVDASAYDKIVSHSRIRARTEGPNVCALQQVLGTKKKYFSTCRNWYKGAICGKKAMVVYECCPGYMRLEGMKGCPAVAPIEHVYGTLGLVKATETQQYADISKLREELEGGGSYTMFAPSNDAWDLLDTSVRSALVNNVNKELYNALRFHMLSTRLLTKDMKDGMSVTSMHDRLGLRVNHYANGVVTVNCARIIHANQVATNGVVHVVDRVISSVTNTIKGVLDVEDELSSFSGVALASGMMDKLDQPGHYTLFAPTNAAFNRLGPGHLERFMSDKDVIAALVNYHLLKSVQCSEAIVAGSVYETEEGSSVEVGCDGDSLTVNGIKMVLKKDIVTTNGVIHLIDQVLMPNSAKDVMELMDKGQSTFGDMVSELGLAAALGPKREYTLLAPINSAFTNEVMATDQTALRYLLQNHVLKLKVTLNELYNGQLLETMAGKFLRVFIYRTAVCIENACMVRGSKQGSNGVLHLIRTIIRPSEKTTYDILKADGRFKIFLALIETADLSELLKQEGSFTVFAPTDDAFADLSQEDMALLKRDPTALRTILLYHISRGIFINGGLEGGVTNLLKTLQGRNLQVLSVNDSIHVNSVDVPDSDLMATNGVIHVVKNLLYPADLPVGREDLLFILRKLIKYIKIRYVSGFSYSEIPLTFVRRTITTTEYTQKVPEETEVIRVIEEQPSITKVVESQPSITTVTRVIETEPTHTRVVVDGEPSVTTVTRVIESDPVVTRVAVRGEPVITEVTGVVEKQPTVTKVTRVISEPGVTKLTRVIDGGQAASESETIAGETMFPAGFQPHIIEGPDFSRITTIHSDPNLIEQESDRITKLIQAGGKFGAARKAPAGMRRRRTRLVKRHRKATPQ, encoded by the exons atGACGACTCCAAGGATGCATCGTGCAACGGCGGCCGCCTTCCTGTTGGTGGCGCTGTGCTCGCTGGCCGGCGTGGACGCGTCGGCCTACGACAAGATCGTCAGCCACAGCCGCATCAGGGCCAGAACCGAGGG GCCCAACGTGTGCGCCCTGCAGCAGGTTCTAGGGACCAAGAAGAAATACTTCAGCACCTGCAGGAACTGGTACAAAGGCGCCATCTGTGGCAAGAAGGC CATGGTGGTGTACGAGTGTTGTCCAGGCTACATGCGCCTGGAAGGTATGAAAGGATGTCCTGCAG TGGCTCCCATTGAGCACGTGTACGGCACCCTGGGCCTAGTGAAGGCCACGGAGACGCAGCAGTACGCTGACATCTCCAAGCTGAGGGAGGAGCTGGAGGGCGGCGGCTCCTACACCATGTTCGCGCCCAGCAACGACGCCTGGGACCTGCTTGACACC AGCGTGCGTTCGGCGCTGGTGAACAACGTGAACAAGGAGCTGTACAACGCCTTGCGCTTCCACATGCTCAGCACGCGCCTGCTGACCAAAGACATGAAGGACGGCATGAGCGTCACGTCCATGCACGACCGCTTGGGGCTTCGCGTCAACCACTACGCCAACGGG GTGGTGACGGTCAACTGCGCCAGGATCATCCACGCCAACCAGGTGGCCACCAACGGCGTGGTGCACGTCGTCGACCGAGTCATCAGCAGCGTCACCAACACCATCAAAGGCGTTCTGGACGTGGAGGATGAGCTCTCGTCCTTTAGC GGCGTGGCGTTGGCCTCGGGCATGATGGACAAGCTGGACCAGCCGGGACACTACACGTTGTTTGCCCCCACCAACGCCGCCTTCAACCGCTTAGGACCAGGCCACCTGGAGCGCTTCATGTCAGACAAGGATGTCATTGCAG CTCTGGTCAACTACCACCTCCTGAAGAGCGTCCAGTGTTCAGAAGCCATCGTGGCTGGCTCGGTGTACGAAACCGAGGAGGGCAGCAGCGTGGAGGTGGGCTGCGACGGCGACAGTCTGACGGTCAACGGCATCAAGATGGTGCTGAAGAAGGACATCGTCACCACCAACGGCGTCATCCACCTCATTGACCAGGTTCTGATGCCAAACTCGG cCAAGGATGTGATGGAACTGATGGATAAAGGCCAGAGTACCTTCGGTGACATGGTCTCAGAACTGGGTTTAGCAGCCGCCTTGGGTCCCAAGAGGGAGTACACGCTCCTCGCCCCGATCAACTCAGCTTTCACCA ATGAGGTGATGGCGACCGACCAGACGGCGCTGAGGTACCTTCTGCAAAACCACGTCTTGAAGCTGAAGGTCACGCTAAACGAGCTCTACAACGGCCAGCTGCTGGAGACGATGGCTGGAAAGTTTCTACGAGTCTTCATTTACCGCACG GCGGTGTGCATCGAGAACGCCTGCATGGTTCGCGGTAGCAAGCAAGGAAGCAACGGGGTCCTCCACCTCATCAGGACCATCATCAGACCGTCGGAGAAGACCACCTACGACATCCTCAAAGCCGACGGACGCTTCAA AATTTTCCTGGCACTGATAGAGACGGCCGACCTGAGCGAGCTGCTGAAGCAGGAGGGCTCGTTTACCGTCTTCGCGCCGACGGACGACGCCTTCGCGGACCTGAGCCAAGAAGACATGGCGCTGCTGAAAC GCGATCCGACGGCGCTGAGGACCATCTTGCTCTACCACATCAGCCGCGGCATCTTCATCAATGGCGGCCTGGAAGGGGGCGTGACCAATTTGCTGAAGACGCTGCAGGGAAGGAACCTCCAAGTTTTGTCT GTGAACGACTCCATTCATGTCAACTCGGTGGACGTACCTGACAGTGACTTGATGGCCACCAACGGCGTGATCCACGTGGTGAAGAACCTTCTCTATCCAGCAG ATCTTCCAGTGGGTCGCGAGGACCTTCTGTTCATCCTCAGGAAGCTCATCAAGTACATCAAGATTcgg TACGTGTCAGGATTCTCTTACTCGGAAATCCCGCTCACCTTTGTCA GGAGGACCATCACTACCACAGAGTACACCCAGAAAG TACCCGAAGAAACCGAAGTGATCCGGGTCATCGAAGAGCAACCGTCCATCACCAAGGTGGTTGAAAGCCAACCCTCCATCACCACGGTAACGCGGGTCATCGAAACGGAGCCGACGCACACCCGGGTG GTGGTGGACGGCGAACCCTCGGTCACCACGGTAACGCGGGTCATCGAAAGCGACCCCGTCGTCACCCGGGTGGCGGTGCGGGGCGAGCCGGTGATCACCGAGGTAACCGGCGTTGTCGAGAAGCAGCCAACCGTTACCAAGGTAACCCGAGTGATCAGTGAGCCCGGCGTAACCAAGCTGACCAGAGTCATTGACG GTGGACAGGCCGCATCGGAAAGCGAGACCATTGCAG GTGAAACGATGTTCCCCGCCGGGTTCCAGCCGCATATCATCGAGG GGCCGGACTTCTCCAGGATCACCACCATCCACAGCGACCCTAACCTGATTGAACAGGAGTCGGATAGAATCACCAAACTCATCCAAG CGGGCGGGAAGTTCGGCGCCGCCAGGAAGGCTCCAG CCGgtatgaggaggaggaggacacgCTTGGTCAAGCGTCACCGCAAGGCCACGCCCCAGTGA
- the LOC119133725 gene encoding periostin-like isoform X1 yields MTTPRMHRATAAAFLLVALCSLAGVDASAYDKIVSHSRIRARTEGPNVCALQQVLGTKKKYFSTCRNWYKGAICGKKAMVVYECCPGYMRLEGMKGCPAVAPIEHVYGTLGLVKATETQQYADISKLREELEGGGSYTMFAPSNDAWDLLDTSVRSALVNNVNKELYNALRFHMLSTRLLTKDMKDGMSVTSMHDRLGLRVNHYANGVVTVNCARIIHANQVATNGVVHVVDRVISSVTNTIKGVLDVEDELSSFSGVALASGMMDKLDQPGHYTLFAPTNAAFNRLGPGHLERFMSDKDVIAALVNYHLLKSVQCSEAIVAGSVYETEEGSSVEVGCDGDSLTVNGIKMVLKKDIVTTNGVIHLIDQVLMPNSAKDVMELMDKGQSTFGDMVSELGLAAALGPKREYTLLAPINSAFTNEVMATDQTALRYLLQNHVLKLKVTLNELYNGQLLETMAGKFLRVFIYRTAVCIENACMVRGSKQGSNGVLHLIRTIIRPSEKTTYDILKADGRFKIFLALIETADLSELLKQEGSFTVFAPTDDAFADLSQEDMALLKRDPTALRTILLYHISRGIFINGGLEGGVTNLLKTLQGRNLQVLSVNDSIHVNSVDVPDSDLMATNGVIHVVKNLLYPADLPVGREDLLFILRKLIKYIKIRYVSGFSYSEIPLTFVRRTITTTEYTQKVPEETEVIRVIEEQPSITKVVESQPSITTVTRVIETEPTHTRVVVDGKPSVTTVTRVIETEPTHTRVVVDGEPSVTTVTRVIETEPTHTRVVVDGEPSVTTVTRVIESDPVVTRVAVRGEPVITEVTGVVEKQPTVTKVTRVISEPGVTKLTRVIDGGQAASESETIAGETMFPAGFQPHIIEGPDFSRITTIHSDPNLIEQESDRITKLIQAGGKFGAARKAPAGMRRRRTRLVKRHRKATPQ; encoded by the exons atGACGACTCCAAGGATGCATCGTGCAACGGCGGCCGCCTTCCTGTTGGTGGCGCTGTGCTCGCTGGCCGGCGTGGACGCGTCGGCCTACGACAAGATCGTCAGCCACAGCCGCATCAGGGCCAGAACCGAGGG GCCCAACGTGTGCGCCCTGCAGCAGGTTCTAGGGACCAAGAAGAAATACTTCAGCACCTGCAGGAACTGGTACAAAGGCGCCATCTGTGGCAAGAAGGC CATGGTGGTGTACGAGTGTTGTCCAGGCTACATGCGCCTGGAAGGTATGAAAGGATGTCCTGCAG TGGCTCCCATTGAGCACGTGTACGGCACCCTGGGCCTAGTGAAGGCCACGGAGACGCAGCAGTACGCTGACATCTCCAAGCTGAGGGAGGAGCTGGAGGGCGGCGGCTCCTACACCATGTTCGCGCCCAGCAACGACGCCTGGGACCTGCTTGACACC AGCGTGCGTTCGGCGCTGGTGAACAACGTGAACAAGGAGCTGTACAACGCCTTGCGCTTCCACATGCTCAGCACGCGCCTGCTGACCAAAGACATGAAGGACGGCATGAGCGTCACGTCCATGCACGACCGCTTGGGGCTTCGCGTCAACCACTACGCCAACGGG GTGGTGACGGTCAACTGCGCCAGGATCATCCACGCCAACCAGGTGGCCACCAACGGCGTGGTGCACGTCGTCGACCGAGTCATCAGCAGCGTCACCAACACCATCAAAGGCGTTCTGGACGTGGAGGATGAGCTCTCGTCCTTTAGC GGCGTGGCGTTGGCCTCGGGCATGATGGACAAGCTGGACCAGCCGGGACACTACACGTTGTTTGCCCCCACCAACGCCGCCTTCAACCGCTTAGGACCAGGCCACCTGGAGCGCTTCATGTCAGACAAGGATGTCATTGCAG CTCTGGTCAACTACCACCTCCTGAAGAGCGTCCAGTGTTCAGAAGCCATCGTGGCTGGCTCGGTGTACGAAACCGAGGAGGGCAGCAGCGTGGAGGTGGGCTGCGACGGCGACAGTCTGACGGTCAACGGCATCAAGATGGTGCTGAAGAAGGACATCGTCACCACCAACGGCGTCATCCACCTCATTGACCAGGTTCTGATGCCAAACTCGG cCAAGGATGTGATGGAACTGATGGATAAAGGCCAGAGTACCTTCGGTGACATGGTCTCAGAACTGGGTTTAGCAGCCGCCTTGGGTCCCAAGAGGGAGTACACGCTCCTCGCCCCGATCAACTCAGCTTTCACCA ATGAGGTGATGGCGACCGACCAGACGGCGCTGAGGTACCTTCTGCAAAACCACGTCTTGAAGCTGAAGGTCACGCTAAACGAGCTCTACAACGGCCAGCTGCTGGAGACGATGGCTGGAAAGTTTCTACGAGTCTTCATTTACCGCACG GCGGTGTGCATCGAGAACGCCTGCATGGTTCGCGGTAGCAAGCAAGGAAGCAACGGGGTCCTCCACCTCATCAGGACCATCATCAGACCGTCGGAGAAGACCACCTACGACATCCTCAAAGCCGACGGACGCTTCAA AATTTTCCTGGCACTGATAGAGACGGCCGACCTGAGCGAGCTGCTGAAGCAGGAGGGCTCGTTTACCGTCTTCGCGCCGACGGACGACGCCTTCGCGGACCTGAGCCAAGAAGACATGGCGCTGCTGAAAC GCGATCCGACGGCGCTGAGGACCATCTTGCTCTACCACATCAGCCGCGGCATCTTCATCAATGGCGGCCTGGAAGGGGGCGTGACCAATTTGCTGAAGACGCTGCAGGGAAGGAACCTCCAAGTTTTGTCT GTGAACGACTCCATTCATGTCAACTCGGTGGACGTACCTGACAGTGACTTGATGGCCACCAACGGCGTGATCCACGTGGTGAAGAACCTTCTCTATCCAGCAG ATCTTCCAGTGGGTCGCGAGGACCTTCTGTTCATCCTCAGGAAGCTCATCAAGTACATCAAGATTcgg TACGTGTCAGGATTCTCTTACTCGGAAATCCCGCTCACCTTTGTCA GGAGGACCATCACTACCACAGAGTACACCCAGAAAG TACCCGAAGAAACCGAAGTGATCCGGGTCATCGAAGAGCAACCGTCCATCACCAAGGTGGTTGAAAGCCAACCCTCCATCACCACGGTAACGCGGGTCATCGAAACGGAGCCGACGCACACCCGGGTGGTGGTGGACGGCAAACCCTCGGTCACCACGGTAACGCGGGTCATCGAAACGGAGCCGACGCACACCCGGGTGGTGGTGGACGGCGAACCCTCGGTCACCACGGTAACGCGGGTCATCGAAACGGAGCCGACGCACACCCGGGTGGTGGTGGACGGCGAACCCTCGGTCACCACGGTAACGCGGGTCATCGAAAGCGACCCCGTCGTCACCCGGGTGGCGGTGCGGGGCGAGCCGGTGATCACCGAGGTAACCGGCGTTGTCGAGAAGCAGCCAACCGTTACCAAGGTAACCCGAGTGATCAGTGAGCCCGGCGTAACCAAGCTGACCAGAGTCATTGACG GTGGACAGGCCGCATCGGAAAGCGAGACCATTGCAG GTGAAACGATGTTCCCCGCCGGGTTCCAGCCGCATATCATCGAGG GGCCGGACTTCTCCAGGATCACCACCATCCACAGCGACCCTAACCTGATTGAACAGGAGTCGGATAGAATCACCAAACTCATCCAAG CGGGCGGGAAGTTCGGCGCCGCCAGGAAGGCTCCAG CCGgtatgaggaggaggaggacacgCTTGGTCAAGCGTCACCGCAAGGCCACGCCCCAGTGA
- the LOC119133725 gene encoding periostin-like isoform X4: MTTPRMHRATAAAFLLVALCSLAGVDASAYDKIVSHSRIRARTEGPNVCALQQVLGTKKKYFSTCRNWYKGAICGKKAMVVYECCPGYMRLEGMKGCPAVAPIEHVYGTLGLVKATETQQYADISKLREELEGGGSYTMFAPSNDAWDLLDTSVRSALVNNVNKELYNALRFHMLSTRLLTKDMKDGMSVTSMHDRLGLRVNHYANGVVTVNCARIIHANQVATNGVVHVVDRVISSVTNTIKGVLDVEDELSSFSGVALASGMMDKLDQPGHYTLFAPTNAAFNRLGPGHLERFMSDKDVIAALVNYHLLKSVQCSEAIVAGSVYETEEGSSVEVGCDGDSLTVNGIKMVLKKDIVTTNGVIHLIDQVLMPNSAKDVMELMDKGQSTFGDMVSELGLAAALGPKREYTLLAPINSAFTNEVMATDQTALRYLLQNHVLKLKVTLNELYNGQLLETMAGKFLRVFIYRTAVCIENACMVRGSKQGSNGVLHLIRTIIRPSEKTTYDILKADGRFKIFLALIETADLSELLKQEGSFTVFAPTDDAFADLSQEDMALLKRDPTALRTILLYHISRGIFINGGLEGGVTNLLKTLQGRNLQVLSVNDSIHVNSVDVPDSDLMATNGVIHVVKNLLYPADLPVGREDLLFILRKLIKYIKIRYVSGFSYSEIPLTFVRRTITTTEYTQKVPEETEVIRVIEEQPSITKVVESQPSITTVTRVIETEPTHTRVVVDGEPSVTTVTRVIETEPTHTRVVVDGEPSVTTVTRVIESDPVVTRVAVRGEPVITEVTGVVEKQPTVTKVTRVISEPGVTKLTRVIDGGQAASESETIAGETMFPAGFQPHIIEGPDFSRITTIHSDPNLIEQESDRITKLIQAGGKFGAARKAPAGMRRRRTRLVKRHRKATPQ, from the exons atGACGACTCCAAGGATGCATCGTGCAACGGCGGCCGCCTTCCTGTTGGTGGCGCTGTGCTCGCTGGCCGGCGTGGACGCGTCGGCCTACGACAAGATCGTCAGCCACAGCCGCATCAGGGCCAGAACCGAGGG GCCCAACGTGTGCGCCCTGCAGCAGGTTCTAGGGACCAAGAAGAAATACTTCAGCACCTGCAGGAACTGGTACAAAGGCGCCATCTGTGGCAAGAAGGC CATGGTGGTGTACGAGTGTTGTCCAGGCTACATGCGCCTGGAAGGTATGAAAGGATGTCCTGCAG TGGCTCCCATTGAGCACGTGTACGGCACCCTGGGCCTAGTGAAGGCCACGGAGACGCAGCAGTACGCTGACATCTCCAAGCTGAGGGAGGAGCTGGAGGGCGGCGGCTCCTACACCATGTTCGCGCCCAGCAACGACGCCTGGGACCTGCTTGACACC AGCGTGCGTTCGGCGCTGGTGAACAACGTGAACAAGGAGCTGTACAACGCCTTGCGCTTCCACATGCTCAGCACGCGCCTGCTGACCAAAGACATGAAGGACGGCATGAGCGTCACGTCCATGCACGACCGCTTGGGGCTTCGCGTCAACCACTACGCCAACGGG GTGGTGACGGTCAACTGCGCCAGGATCATCCACGCCAACCAGGTGGCCACCAACGGCGTGGTGCACGTCGTCGACCGAGTCATCAGCAGCGTCACCAACACCATCAAAGGCGTTCTGGACGTGGAGGATGAGCTCTCGTCCTTTAGC GGCGTGGCGTTGGCCTCGGGCATGATGGACAAGCTGGACCAGCCGGGACACTACACGTTGTTTGCCCCCACCAACGCCGCCTTCAACCGCTTAGGACCAGGCCACCTGGAGCGCTTCATGTCAGACAAGGATGTCATTGCAG CTCTGGTCAACTACCACCTCCTGAAGAGCGTCCAGTGTTCAGAAGCCATCGTGGCTGGCTCGGTGTACGAAACCGAGGAGGGCAGCAGCGTGGAGGTGGGCTGCGACGGCGACAGTCTGACGGTCAACGGCATCAAGATGGTGCTGAAGAAGGACATCGTCACCACCAACGGCGTCATCCACCTCATTGACCAGGTTCTGATGCCAAACTCGG cCAAGGATGTGATGGAACTGATGGATAAAGGCCAGAGTACCTTCGGTGACATGGTCTCAGAACTGGGTTTAGCAGCCGCCTTGGGTCCCAAGAGGGAGTACACGCTCCTCGCCCCGATCAACTCAGCTTTCACCA ATGAGGTGATGGCGACCGACCAGACGGCGCTGAGGTACCTTCTGCAAAACCACGTCTTGAAGCTGAAGGTCACGCTAAACGAGCTCTACAACGGCCAGCTGCTGGAGACGATGGCTGGAAAGTTTCTACGAGTCTTCATTTACCGCACG GCGGTGTGCATCGAGAACGCCTGCATGGTTCGCGGTAGCAAGCAAGGAAGCAACGGGGTCCTCCACCTCATCAGGACCATCATCAGACCGTCGGAGAAGACCACCTACGACATCCTCAAAGCCGACGGACGCTTCAA AATTTTCCTGGCACTGATAGAGACGGCCGACCTGAGCGAGCTGCTGAAGCAGGAGGGCTCGTTTACCGTCTTCGCGCCGACGGACGACGCCTTCGCGGACCTGAGCCAAGAAGACATGGCGCTGCTGAAAC GCGATCCGACGGCGCTGAGGACCATCTTGCTCTACCACATCAGCCGCGGCATCTTCATCAATGGCGGCCTGGAAGGGGGCGTGACCAATTTGCTGAAGACGCTGCAGGGAAGGAACCTCCAAGTTTTGTCT GTGAACGACTCCATTCATGTCAACTCGGTGGACGTACCTGACAGTGACTTGATGGCCACCAACGGCGTGATCCACGTGGTGAAGAACCTTCTCTATCCAGCAG ATCTTCCAGTGGGTCGCGAGGACCTTCTGTTCATCCTCAGGAAGCTCATCAAGTACATCAAGATTcgg TACGTGTCAGGATTCTCTTACTCGGAAATCCCGCTCACCTTTGTCA GGAGGACCATCACTACCACAGAGTACACCCAGAAAG TACCCGAAGAAACCGAAGTGATCCGGGTCATCGAAGAGCAACCGTCCATCACCAAGGTGGTTGAAAGCCAACCCTCCATCACCACGGTAACGCGGGTCATCGAAACGGAGCCGACGCACACCCGGGTG GTGGTGGACGGCGAACCCTCGGTCACCACGGTAACGCGGGTCATCGAAACGGAGCCGACGCACACCCGGGTGGTGGTGGACGGCGAACCCTCGGTCACCACGGTAACGCGGGTCATCGAAAGCGACCCCGTCGTCACCCGGGTGGCGGTGCGGGGCGAGCCGGTGATCACCGAGGTAACCGGCGTTGTCGAGAAGCAGCCAACCGTTACCAAGGTAACCCGAGTGATCAGTGAGCCCGGCGTAACCAAGCTGACCAGAGTCATTGACG GTGGACAGGCCGCATCGGAAAGCGAGACCATTGCAG GTGAAACGATGTTCCCCGCCGGGTTCCAGCCGCATATCATCGAGG GGCCGGACTTCTCCAGGATCACCACCATCCACAGCGACCCTAACCTGATTGAACAGGAGTCGGATAGAATCACCAAACTCATCCAAG CGGGCGGGAAGTTCGGCGCCGCCAGGAAGGCTCCAG CCGgtatgaggaggaggaggacacgCTTGGTCAAGCGTCACCGCAAGGCCACGCCCCAGTGA
- the LOC119133725 gene encoding periostin-like isoform X2 → MTTPRMHRATAAAFLLVALCSLAGVDASAYDKIVSHSRIRARTEGPNVCALQQVLGTKKKYFSTCRNWYKGAICGKKAMVVYECCPGYMRLEGMKGCPAVAPIEHVYGTLGLVKATETQQYADISKLREELEGGGSYTMFAPSNDAWDLLDTSVRSALVNNVNKELYNALRFHMLSTRLLTKDMKDGMSVTSMHDRLGLRVNHYANGVVTVNCARIIHANQVATNGVVHVVDRVISSVTNTIKGVLDVEDELSSFSGVALASGMMDKLDQPGHYTLFAPTNAAFNRLGPGHLERFMSDKDVIAALVNYHLLKSVQCSEAIVAGSVYETEEGSSVEVGCDGDSLTVNGIKMVLKKDIVTTNGVIHLIDQVLMPNSAKDVMELMDKGQSTFGDMVSELGLAAALGPKREYTLLAPINSAFTNEVMATDQTALRYLLQNHVLKLKVTLNELYNGQLLETMAGKFLRVFIYRTAVCIENACMVRGSKQGSNGVLHLIRTIIRPSEKTTYDILKADGRFKIFLALIETADLSELLKQEGSFTVFAPTDDAFADLSQEDMALLKRDPTALRTILLYHISRGIFINGGLEGGVTNLLKTLQGRNLQVLSVNDSIHVNSVDVPDSDLMATNGVIHVVKNLLYPADLPVGREDLLFILRKLIKYIKIRYVSGFSYSEIPLTFVRRTITTTEYTQKVPEETEVIRVIEEQPSITKVVESQPSITTVTRVIETEPTHTRVVVDGKPSVTTVTRVIETEPTHTRVVVDGEPSVTTVTRVIETEPTHTRVVVDGEPSVTTVTRVIESDPVVTRVAVRGEPVITEVTGVVEKQPTVTKVTRVISEPGVTKLTRVIDGGQAASESETIAGPDFSRITTIHSDPNLIEQESDRITKLIQAGGKFGAARKAPAGMRRRRTRLVKRHRKATPQ, encoded by the exons atGACGACTCCAAGGATGCATCGTGCAACGGCGGCCGCCTTCCTGTTGGTGGCGCTGTGCTCGCTGGCCGGCGTGGACGCGTCGGCCTACGACAAGATCGTCAGCCACAGCCGCATCAGGGCCAGAACCGAGGG GCCCAACGTGTGCGCCCTGCAGCAGGTTCTAGGGACCAAGAAGAAATACTTCAGCACCTGCAGGAACTGGTACAAAGGCGCCATCTGTGGCAAGAAGGC CATGGTGGTGTACGAGTGTTGTCCAGGCTACATGCGCCTGGAAGGTATGAAAGGATGTCCTGCAG TGGCTCCCATTGAGCACGTGTACGGCACCCTGGGCCTAGTGAAGGCCACGGAGACGCAGCAGTACGCTGACATCTCCAAGCTGAGGGAGGAGCTGGAGGGCGGCGGCTCCTACACCATGTTCGCGCCCAGCAACGACGCCTGGGACCTGCTTGACACC AGCGTGCGTTCGGCGCTGGTGAACAACGTGAACAAGGAGCTGTACAACGCCTTGCGCTTCCACATGCTCAGCACGCGCCTGCTGACCAAAGACATGAAGGACGGCATGAGCGTCACGTCCATGCACGACCGCTTGGGGCTTCGCGTCAACCACTACGCCAACGGG GTGGTGACGGTCAACTGCGCCAGGATCATCCACGCCAACCAGGTGGCCACCAACGGCGTGGTGCACGTCGTCGACCGAGTCATCAGCAGCGTCACCAACACCATCAAAGGCGTTCTGGACGTGGAGGATGAGCTCTCGTCCTTTAGC GGCGTGGCGTTGGCCTCGGGCATGATGGACAAGCTGGACCAGCCGGGACACTACACGTTGTTTGCCCCCACCAACGCCGCCTTCAACCGCTTAGGACCAGGCCACCTGGAGCGCTTCATGTCAGACAAGGATGTCATTGCAG CTCTGGTCAACTACCACCTCCTGAAGAGCGTCCAGTGTTCAGAAGCCATCGTGGCTGGCTCGGTGTACGAAACCGAGGAGGGCAGCAGCGTGGAGGTGGGCTGCGACGGCGACAGTCTGACGGTCAACGGCATCAAGATGGTGCTGAAGAAGGACATCGTCACCACCAACGGCGTCATCCACCTCATTGACCAGGTTCTGATGCCAAACTCGG cCAAGGATGTGATGGAACTGATGGATAAAGGCCAGAGTACCTTCGGTGACATGGTCTCAGAACTGGGTTTAGCAGCCGCCTTGGGTCCCAAGAGGGAGTACACGCTCCTCGCCCCGATCAACTCAGCTTTCACCA ATGAGGTGATGGCGACCGACCAGACGGCGCTGAGGTACCTTCTGCAAAACCACGTCTTGAAGCTGAAGGTCACGCTAAACGAGCTCTACAACGGCCAGCTGCTGGAGACGATGGCTGGAAAGTTTCTACGAGTCTTCATTTACCGCACG GCGGTGTGCATCGAGAACGCCTGCATGGTTCGCGGTAGCAAGCAAGGAAGCAACGGGGTCCTCCACCTCATCAGGACCATCATCAGACCGTCGGAGAAGACCACCTACGACATCCTCAAAGCCGACGGACGCTTCAA AATTTTCCTGGCACTGATAGAGACGGCCGACCTGAGCGAGCTGCTGAAGCAGGAGGGCTCGTTTACCGTCTTCGCGCCGACGGACGACGCCTTCGCGGACCTGAGCCAAGAAGACATGGCGCTGCTGAAAC GCGATCCGACGGCGCTGAGGACCATCTTGCTCTACCACATCAGCCGCGGCATCTTCATCAATGGCGGCCTGGAAGGGGGCGTGACCAATTTGCTGAAGACGCTGCAGGGAAGGAACCTCCAAGTTTTGTCT GTGAACGACTCCATTCATGTCAACTCGGTGGACGTACCTGACAGTGACTTGATGGCCACCAACGGCGTGATCCACGTGGTGAAGAACCTTCTCTATCCAGCAG ATCTTCCAGTGGGTCGCGAGGACCTTCTGTTCATCCTCAGGAAGCTCATCAAGTACATCAAGATTcgg TACGTGTCAGGATTCTCTTACTCGGAAATCCCGCTCACCTTTGTCA GGAGGACCATCACTACCACAGAGTACACCCAGAAAG TACCCGAAGAAACCGAAGTGATCCGGGTCATCGAAGAGCAACCGTCCATCACCAAGGTGGTTGAAAGCCAACCCTCCATCACCACGGTAACGCGGGTCATCGAAACGGAGCCGACGCACACCCGGGTGGTGGTGGACGGCAAACCCTCGGTCACCACGGTAACGCGGGTCATCGAAACGGAGCCGACGCACACCCGGGTGGTGGTGGACGGCGAACCCTCGGTCACCACGGTAACGCGGGTCATCGAAACGGAGCCGACGCACACCCGGGTGGTGGTGGACGGCGAACCCTCGGTCACCACGGTAACGCGGGTCATCGAAAGCGACCCCGTCGTCACCCGGGTGGCGGTGCGGGGCGAGCCGGTGATCACCGAGGTAACCGGCGTTGTCGAGAAGCAGCCAACCGTTACCAAGGTAACCCGAGTGATCAGTGAGCCCGGCGTAACCAAGCTGACCAGAGTCATTGACG GTGGACAGGCCGCATCGGAAAGCGAGACCATTGCAG GGCCGGACTTCTCCAGGATCACCACCATCCACAGCGACCCTAACCTGATTGAACAGGAGTCGGATAGAATCACCAAACTCATCCAAG CGGGCGGGAAGTTCGGCGCCGCCAGGAAGGCTCCAG CCGgtatgaggaggaggaggacacgCTTGGTCAAGCGTCACCGCAAGGCCACGCCCCAGTGA